From the genome of Triticum aestivum cultivar Chinese Spring chromosome 3B, IWGSC CS RefSeq v2.1, whole genome shotgun sequence, one region includes:
- the LOC123071608 gene encoding F-box protein At5g62510, translating into MDGEMGEDVLAEILVRLPHKSLARFQCVSTTWQGLISADYLRRRLPLITSGVLFHDGPRDGEGGRRAYTYARAASATGEDGGGVAEADDMSFFPCHATSSIIDGCNGLLLYYASCPAAFHVVNPTTRRWAALPEPRRKTLLSVLSFDPCASPHYKVVCFTGWLPRGASIEVFDSETGAWGEHELDFGLDTDAMSATMHCFGGAVHVLAYSGHVVRIDLATMACTVTALPAPVSYRARAGHCRGRLRYASSDGSRLTLWELVDAGKSEWVAKHELGVCDLVSGGSCHPATATFVFMAFHPEREVVYLWTPSKLIAFNMEQRRVEEECVFGSGKEDAQLIQIWLFPFSRHLASCLA; encoded by the coding sequence ATGGACGGCGAGATGGGCGAGGACGTGCTGGCGGAGATCCTCGTCAGGCTGCCGCACAAGTCGCTGGCGCGGTTCCAGTGCGTCTCCACCACGTGGCAGGGCCTCATCTCCGCCGACTACCTCCGCCGGAGGCTGCCGCTCATCACGTCCGGCGTGCTGTTCCACGACGGCCCGCGGGACGGCGAGGGCGGGAGGCGGGCGTACACGTACGCGCGCGCGGCGTCCGCGACCGGCGAAGACGGCGGCGGAGTGGCGGAGGCGGACGACATGTCCTTCTTCCCGTGCCACGCCACGTCCAGCATCATCGACGGCTGCAACGGCCTGCTGCTCTACTACGCGTCCTGCCCGGCGGCGTTCCACGTCGTGAACCCGACCACGCGGCGGTGGGCGGCGCTGCCGGAGCCGCGCAGGAAGACGCTGCTCTCCGTGCTGTCCTTCGATCCCTGCGCCTCCCCGCACTACAAGGTGGTCTGCTTCACCGGGTGGCTGCCCCGGGGCGCCTCCATCGAGGTGTTCGACTCGGAGACCGGTGCGTGGGGCGAGCACGAGCTCGACTTCGGCCTCGATACCGACGCCATGTCTGCCACCATGCACTGCTTCGGCGGCGCCGTCCACGTGCTGGCATACTCGGGCCACGTCGTCCGCATCGACCTCGCCACCATGGCGTGCACGGTCACCGCGCTCCCGGCGCCCGTGAGCTACCGGGCGCGCGCGGGACACTGCCGCGGCCGGCTCCGGTATGCGTCCAGCGACGGCTCGCGCCTCACGCTATGGGAGCTTGTGGACGCGGGCAAATCCGAGTGGGTGGCGAAGCACGAGCTGGGGGTCTGTGACCTCGTCTCCGGCGGCTCGTGCCACCCCGCTACCGCGACCTTCGTGTTCATGGCGTTCCACCCGGAGAGGGAGGTGGTGTACCTGTGGACGCCGTCGAAGCTCATCGCGTTCAACATGGAGCAGAGGCGCGTCGAGGAGGAGTGCGTGTTCGGGTCCGGGAAAGAAGACGCGCAGCTCATACAAATCTGGCTGTTTCCGTTCTCGCGCCATTTGGCCAGCTGCTTGGCCTGA